A genomic region of Thermodesulfobium narugense DSM 14796 contains the following coding sequences:
- a CDS encoding response regulator translates to MVQLSKSPSQSPKTMILVDDHAILRAGLKALIQEHQEEFNVVEEASNGAEAIDKIKKIKPDIVLLDISLPDISGLDLIDSIKKWSSNTKILILSMFEDETLIVKALKMGANGFIPKRLAYEELIEALKTVSKAEDVYIPSCLAKTVLRGMLNKDKKTKLSTRESQVLRYTALGYGNKEMAKKLNLSVKTIETYKLRISEKINAQKKSDLVKYAIKEGLLKEEEKIDLSNQEETTS, encoded by the coding sequence GTGGTACAATTGTCAAAATCTCCCTCCCAAAGCCCAAAAACGATGATATTGGTTGACGATCACGCTATATTAAGAGCAGGTTTAAAAGCACTGATCCAAGAGCATCAGGAAGAATTTAACGTAGTAGAAGAGGCGTCAAATGGGGCTGAAGCTATTGATAAGATAAAAAAAATAAAACCAGATATTGTTCTATTAGATATCTCTTTGCCAGATATAAGTGGATTAGATTTAATAGACTCAATAAAAAAATGGTCTTCAAATACTAAGATTCTTATATTAAGCATGTTCGAAGATGAGACATTGATTGTTAAGGCACTAAAAATGGGCGCAAATGGATTTATACCAAAAAGATTAGCATACGAAGAACTAATTGAAGCACTCAAAACTGTATCTAAAGCAGAAGACGTATACATCCCCTCATGTCTTGCTAAGACAGTTCTTAGGGGAATGTTAAATAAAGACAAGAAAACGAAGCTTAGCACTAGAGAAAGTCAAGTCTTAAGATATACTGCATTAGGATATGGGAATAAAGAAATGGCAAAAAAACTCAACCTTTCAGTTAAAACCATAGAAACGTACAAGCTTAGGATTTCAGAAAAGATAAACGCTCAAAAAAAATCTGACCTTGTAAAATACGCGATCAAAGAGGGCCTTTTAAAAGAAGAGGAAAAAATAGATCTCTCAAATCAAGAAGAAACAACAAGTTAA
- a CDS encoding S24 family peptidase gives MQRTGFPSPARNYEKLDLDFNKLLIDSPSSTFFFKTKRDYKELGLKNGDIIIVDRSKNPKKSVLSVVLLDGRLTIKDTSDIKPETEIFGKITYVIRKL, from the coding sequence ATGCAAAGAACTGGATTCCCATCGCCTGCAAGAAATTACGAAAAGCTTGATCTAGATTTTAACAAACTACTAATAGATAGTCCTTCCTCAACATTCTTCTTTAAAACGAAAAGAGATTATAAAGAATTAGGCTTAAAAAATGGAGATATCATAATAGTAGATAGATCAAAGAATCCGAAAAAATCCGTATTATCAGTTGTTTTGCTGGACGGACGTCTTACAATAAAAGATACTTCTGATATAAAACCAGAAACAGAAATATTCGGCAAAATTACCTATGTCATTAGAAAATTGTGA
- a CDS encoding nucleoside recognition domain-containing protein, with the protein MSMNKGYLLEGVKVGFNRGLITTFNLAKIVVPVFFVVTILKATPVMYYLDVSFSPFMKYFGLPGEASLVLITGYLLNIYSAVGVIMGLNLNPREITILATMVLIAHSLILEGVICSRIGVNPFFITIFRISTSFIVGFCLNVMLR; encoded by the coding sequence ATGAGCATGAATAAAGGCTATCTTTTAGAAGGTGTAAAGGTTGGTTTCAACAGAGGACTAATTACAACTTTTAATCTTGCAAAAATAGTTGTTCCTGTTTTTTTTGTGGTAACAATTCTTAAGGCTACTCCTGTTATGTATTATTTAGATGTTTCGTTCTCACCTTTTATGAAATATTTTGGGCTTCCAGGAGAAGCTTCACTTGTTTTGATTACAGGCTATCTTTTAAACATATATTCTGCAGTTGGTGTAATAATGGGTTTGAACCTTAATCCGAGAGAGATTACTATACTTGCAACGATGGTCTTGATTGCTCACAGTCTTATTCTTGAAGGGGTTATTTGTTCAAGAATAGGTGTTAATCCCTTTTTCATAACTATCTTTAGGATTTCAACCTCTTTTATTGTAGGTTTTTGTCTTAATGTGATGCTAAGATGA
- a CDS encoding bacterioferritin-associated ferredoxin, whose translation MSQVICYCFGFTDEEIKEDVLKNNGTSKIQQFIVNKKKDGKCACHLNNPKGT comes from the coding sequence ATGAGTCAGGTTATTTGTTATTGCTTTGGTTTTACTGATGAAGAGATTAAAGAAGATGTGTTAAAGAACAACGGCACTTCCAAGATCCAACAGTTTATAGTAAATAAAAAGAAAGATGGTAAGTGTGCGTGCCATTTGAACAATCCCAAGGGTACCTGA
- a CDS encoding double-cubane-cluster-containing anaerobic reductase produces MMDNTKMYKSLGIDLDAHDTLMGALPELFKECFLNKEQDLKGLSYFYSVVADIHGARVKELIEHKNKGPVIGSFCIYVPEEIILAACGQLVGLCAGADFWVPYGEQIVPKNLCPLIKAGIGAKYSRTCPYFQVVDLLIGENTCDGKKKAWEIFSDMVEMYVMDMPNKKSELGLKLWQEEVKNLCNFLEKKFSKSISFDSLLDAIQKVNAKRSALNRLYETRKNSPTPISGIDALLVTQIGFYDDIERYTKMVNALAQECEEKVLSNFKNNGRKRILVTGSPMVVPNWKIHHVIETSGADVVVEENCTGTRYFKDNVSIENASSKGDLLKNISDRYINNINCACFSPNRGREEDILKLCKDYKCDGIVYVSLSFCTTYMVEAERIRKVAKENSIPMMTVESDYSFSDLGQLRTRIEAFIENL; encoded by the coding sequence ATTATGGACAACACCAAAATGTACAAATCGCTTGGTATAGATTTAGATGCCCACGATACCCTAATGGGGGCACTTCCAGAATTATTCAAAGAATGTTTTCTAAATAAAGAACAGGATCTCAAAGGCCTCTCATATTTTTATTCAGTAGTTGCAGATATACACGGAGCAAGGGTAAAAGAATTAATAGAACACAAAAATAAAGGACCAGTTATTGGTTCATTTTGTATTTACGTACCAGAAGAAATAATTTTGGCTGCATGTGGACAGCTAGTAGGCCTTTGTGCAGGAGCTGATTTTTGGGTTCCATATGGTGAACAGATAGTACCAAAAAATCTGTGCCCATTAATAAAAGCAGGTATTGGAGCAAAATATTCAAGAACTTGCCCATACTTTCAGGTAGTAGATTTATTAATAGGAGAAAATACCTGTGATGGTAAGAAAAAGGCATGGGAAATATTTTCCGATATGGTCGAGATGTATGTAATGGATATGCCAAACAAAAAAAGCGAGTTAGGGCTGAAACTTTGGCAGGAAGAAGTAAAAAATTTATGTAATTTTCTAGAAAAAAAATTTAGTAAATCCATCAGCTTCGATTCTCTTTTAGATGCAATTCAGAAAGTAAATGCAAAAAGAAGTGCACTAAATAGACTTTATGAAACTAGAAAAAATTCTCCTACTCCAATATCAGGAATAGATGCCCTGTTAGTTACGCAAATAGGTTTTTATGATGACATAGAAAGATATACAAAAATGGTAAATGCCCTCGCACAAGAATGTGAAGAAAAAGTATTATCAAATTTTAAAAATAATGGTAGAAAAAGGATCTTGGTTACAGGTTCTCCAATGGTTGTGCCCAATTGGAAGATCCATCATGTAATAGAAACAAGCGGCGCAGATGTGGTAGTTGAGGAAAATTGCACGGGCACAAGATATTTCAAGGACAATGTTTCAATAGAAAATGCATCAAGCAAGGGAGATTTACTCAAGAATATATCAGATAGATACATAAATAACATAAATTGTGCATGCTTTTCTCCAAATAGAGGGAGAGAGGAAGACATACTAAAACTTTGTAAAGATTATAAATGTGATGGCATTGTTTACGTATCTCTTAGCTTTTGTACTACCTATATGGTAGAAGCAGAAAGAATAAGAAAAGTAGCTAAAGAAAACAGTATACCTATGATGACAGTAGAATCAGACTACTCATTTTCGGATCTAGGTCAACTTAGAACGAGAATAGAAGCATTTATAGAAAACCTATGA
- a CDS encoding HAMP domain-containing sensor histidine kinase gives MSLKTKILIINIFSIFIITLGIALEIKFVLTQNLEDRLILRTSNMASILSDSIIEPLLSNNVYLTHQILTQYKENNSEVGYIDILSNQNEVLSSTFSNGFPKELYLLQISKTESNVAVFSSEMGKFIDVKYPIADGSLGYIHIGVTEREVGQRIQEIMEKILFLSFFINLLASLLLYKLTNTITANLKKLTLYAKNIALGNKVLEPIIKTNDEVRELFISFKHMLKALERSSKEEIQLITKLKDEEIKRELLKRTMETLEKERKRLSMEIHDSVMQNLASINIMLKIFQSKLDQKEKLDLENIQKLIEATIEELRNIANNLRPPQLEKLGLKSSLESFFNETEKRHNLKTNFDFSISEEKLDWTWSINIYRIIQEAISNIVKHSGANNAFVSIKEINDKIEIEVKDDGEGFDVDETLSKKSNRLGIVDMKERTKTYGGEFFISSTKGGGTIVKISLPKPKNDDIG, from the coding sequence ATGAGCTTAAAAACAAAAATTTTAATCATCAACATCTTTTCAATATTTATAATAACTTTAGGAATAGCTCTTGAAATAAAGTTTGTTTTGACTCAAAATCTCGAAGACAGATTAATATTAAGAACTAGTAATATGGCGTCAATCCTTTCAGATAGCATTATAGAACCGCTATTATCTAACAACGTTTACTTAACCCATCAAATTCTTACCCAATACAAAGAAAACAATTCTGAAGTAGGTTATATAGACATACTAAGTAATCAAAACGAAGTACTCAGCAGCACTTTTAGTAATGGCTTTCCAAAAGAACTTTATCTTTTACAAATCAGTAAGACAGAGTCCAATGTAGCAGTATTTTCTTCTGAAATGGGCAAATTCATCGATGTCAAATATCCAATTGCAGACGGATCTCTAGGATATATTCACATTGGCGTTACAGAAAGGGAAGTAGGACAAAGAATACAAGAAATTATGGAAAAAATTCTTTTTCTGAGTTTCTTTATTAATTTATTAGCATCTCTTCTACTCTACAAACTTACAAACACAATAACCGCTAACTTAAAAAAATTAACATTGTATGCTAAAAACATAGCACTTGGTAATAAAGTTTTAGAACCTATTATTAAAACCAATGATGAAGTAAGAGAATTATTCATATCATTTAAACATATGCTTAAAGCATTAGAAAGATCTTCGAAAGAAGAAATACAACTAATTACAAAACTAAAGGACGAAGAGATTAAAAGAGAACTCTTGAAAAGGACTATGGAAACCCTTGAAAAGGAAAGGAAAAGACTTTCAATGGAAATTCACGATTCTGTTATGCAAAATCTCGCATCCATAAATATAATGTTAAAAATATTCCAGTCAAAGTTAGATCAAAAAGAAAAATTGGATTTAGAAAATATACAAAAACTAATAGAAGCAACTATAGAAGAGCTTAGAAATATTGCTAATAACCTTAGACCTCCTCAATTAGAAAAATTAGGTTTAAAATCAAGCTTAGAATCATTTTTTAATGAAACTGAAAAAAGACACAACTTGAAAACTAACTTTGACTTCTCAATAAGTGAAGAAAAGTTGGACTGGACTTGGTCGATTAATATCTATAGAATAATACAGGAGGCAATATCAAATATTGTTAAACACTCAGGCGCAAATAACGCTTTCGTTTCAATAAAAGAAATAAACGATAAAATTGAAATAGAAGTGAAAGACGATGGAGAAGGATTTGACGTGGATGAAACGCTAAGTAAAAAGTCAAACCGCTTAGGAATAGTTGATATGAAAGAGAGAACGAAGACTTACGGAGGAGAATTCTTTATAAGTTCTACAAAAGGAGGTGGTACAATTGTCAAAATCTCCCTCCCAAAGCCCAAAAACGATGATATTGGTTGA
- a CDS encoding L-lactate permease — MSRFTDERGEGWMDFLLAISPIVLILLGMTIFSRSGFLMSVLAWIFTFLLALVFFKTPFDVCLSATIFGILKSLSISLAVFFTMLLIFIMKATKALDSIAYKLKNLCKTKEEQVMFLGLGFGSLATSLGVVTPALFPPLLLTLGFSPVSSIAISVLCYDPLTSFALLSIPITVPSEVAWQAFKIQPQGITNLEHFINTFTIDISIFLPFISVGFAYIMLYFIDGINSLKRGFISALLSGLVLGFSCLTFSITKIFPVQIIGTLSGLLTMIFVLIYQRITNVQNPIEEKGKPNMSLLRATSPWILLFFFALVTNLPGTSKFLSDLPGKYEVITLYKNQSVDLNILSSIWFWIMITTIISIFLLRPTNEQLSSTIKLWLKRSFSPFVAYSVCFSIAMIMAWSAMSNSSGVLVPGAYYSSFNMDRIIAIKIAMLSGTVFTTLIPYLGLIGSFIGGSETASNVFFAKILYESVKSVGYDSYFMIIFGAHAVAGGIASAITPAKITNAAMTIGCSGKEESEFMKKAILPVIILTFLTGIILTVFISLGIK; from the coding sequence ATGTCAAGATTCACAGATGAGAGAGGAGAGGGATGGATGGACTTTTTGCTTGCTATTAGCCCAATTGTACTCATTCTTTTAGGAATGACAATTTTTTCAAGATCAGGGTTTCTAATGTCAGTATTAGCATGGATTTTTACGTTCCTTTTAGCACTTGTCTTTTTTAAAACTCCATTTGACGTTTGTTTGAGCGCAACAATATTTGGCATCTTAAAATCTCTAAGCATTTCTTTGGCAGTATTTTTTACTATGTTATTAATTTTTATAATGAAGGCAACAAAAGCACTCGATTCAATTGCTTACAAGCTTAAGAACTTGTGCAAAACAAAAGAAGAACAGGTGATGTTTTTAGGACTTGGCTTCGGTTCTCTTGCGACATCTTTAGGAGTTGTAACTCCTGCGCTATTTCCACCGCTTCTTCTCACATTGGGATTTAGCCCTGTTTCATCTATTGCTATATCGGTTCTTTGCTATGATCCCCTCACATCGTTTGCACTATTGTCGATCCCTATAACCGTGCCATCAGAGGTTGCATGGCAGGCATTCAAAATACAGCCACAAGGAATAACAAATCTTGAACACTTTATAAATACATTTACTATAGATATTTCAATTTTTTTACCATTTATTTCTGTTGGATTCGCATATATAATGCTTTATTTTATAGATGGCATAAATTCTCTTAAGAGAGGTTTTATTAGCGCACTTTTGAGCGGCTTAGTTCTTGGATTTAGTTGCTTAACTTTTTCTATTACAAAGATATTTCCAGTACAAATAATAGGAACGCTGTCTGGCCTTTTAACCATGATTTTTGTACTTATATACCAAAGAATAACCAATGTCCAAAATCCTATTGAGGAAAAGGGAAAGCCAAATATGTCGCTATTAAGAGCAACTTCTCCTTGGATATTGCTCTTCTTTTTTGCATTGGTAACTAACCTTCCAGGCACGAGCAAATTTTTATCAGATTTACCTGGAAAGTACGAGGTAATCACCCTTTACAAAAATCAATCCGTCGATCTTAACATATTATCCTCTATCTGGTTTTGGATAATGATAACAACGATAATATCAATTTTCTTACTAAGACCTACCAATGAGCAGCTTTCTTCAACAATAAAATTGTGGCTAAAGAGATCGTTTTCCCCTTTTGTAGCATATTCCGTATGTTTTTCGATCGCCATGATAATGGCATGGTCTGCAATGTCAAATAGTTCTGGGGTGTTAGTACCAGGTGCTTATTACTCATCTTTCAATATGGACAGAATTATAGCCATAAAAATAGCAATGCTTTCAGGAACGGTATTTACTACATTAATACCATATCTTGGTTTAATAGGTTCGTTCATAGGCGGTTCAGAAACTGCTTCAAACGTGTTCTTTGCAAAGATATTATATGAATCTGTAAAAAGTGTAGGTTACGACAGCTATTTTATGATAATTTTTGGTGCACACGCGGTTGCAGGAGGAATTGCCTCAGCCATAACTCCAGCAAAAATTACTAACGCAGCTATGACAATAGGATGTAGCGGAAAGGAAGAGTCAGAATTTATGAAAAAGGCCATCTTACCAGTTATAATTCTCACATTTCTAACAGGAATTATTTTAACTGTATTTATAAGTCTTGGTATAAAATAA
- a CDS encoding acyl-CoA dehydratase activase gives MKILGLDIGSRSIKWILYEASSSCLLEKGILDSTPHNLERIEEIIPPFDKIGLTGYGRHNLNNVLRAESPKIVSEITCHAKGARFIEPNCHHLLDIGGQDTKFIILDASGKIIDFKLNDRCSAGTGRYLENMAKILDLGIQDFINIAIRSEKPSNINSMCTVFAESEIISLIHSREKIEDISAGIMKSLIFRTKALIGTNKIDEKILLLGGLSELENIEILFERFDLKVKKNELSRYTGALGAALTLTN, from the coding sequence ATGAAAATACTTGGTTTGGATATAGGCTCAAGAAGTATAAAGTGGATACTTTATGAAGCGAGTTCTAGTTGTCTCTTAGAAAAGGGTATATTAGACAGTACTCCACACAATCTTGAAAGGATAGAGGAAATTATCCCACCCTTCGATAAAATTGGCCTTACCGGTTATGGCAGACATAATTTAAACAACGTACTAAGAGCAGAATCTCCAAAGATAGTCTCAGAAATAACCTGTCACGCTAAGGGAGCAAGATTTATAGAACCAAATTGTCATCATTTACTAGATATTGGAGGACAGGATACGAAGTTTATAATACTCGATGCATCGGGAAAAATTATAGACTTTAAACTTAATGATAGATGTTCAGCCGGAACAGGTAGATACCTTGAGAATATGGCAAAAATTTTAGATTTAGGAATTCAAGATTTTATAAACATAGCAATTAGATCCGAAAAACCTTCTAATATAAACTCAATGTGTACCGTATTTGCAGAAAGTGAAATAATAAGTTTAATTCATTCTAGAGAAAAGATAGAAGACATTTCTGCAGGAATAATGAAGTCATTGATATTTAGAACAAAAGCCCTAATTGGAACAAATAAAATAGATGAAAAAATATTGCTCTTGGGCGGTCTTTCAGAATTAGAAAACATAGAGATTTTGTTCGAAAGATTTGATTTAAAAGTCAAAAAAAATGAGTTATCAAGGTATACAGGTGCACTGGGGGCAGCCTTAACTTTAACCAATTAG
- a CDS encoding ArsB/NhaD family transporter, giving the protein MHLIEQIILFETKTLISLLILLFLLSVLSVGKSPYFRINRASSAIIGSCFVIIFRILNFDQAVNAVDIRTIVLLFNMMILSGSLKIAGFFPMAGSFLISNAKNRIALLYLTIFITGFLSMIIINDIVCLLFTPIVVIICNRTKTYPIPFLIGVALASNIGSACSLIGNPQNIMIANLSKISFLQYFSHTCLISIIGLFLISISLHFLYKDRLPKETLEIKYKKFAFHKYLIYKSISILLFVVLGFLLNLNQVVISSLGVAFLMLTRRIKSEKLIKEVDYSLLLTFIGLFIVIGAVEKSGAINIVINNLGFKIFDNAYLFAFLTATLSNIIGNVPTVMMLHYFIPNENANYGWTILAIISTLAGNLTLTGSIANIIVSEIARKNKIEIKFLDYLKIGFPTTLLLMILSLLVLK; this is encoded by the coding sequence ATGCATTTAATAGAACAGATAATTTTATTCGAAACAAAAACTCTTATTTCTTTATTGATTCTTTTATTTTTGCTATCTGTCCTTTCAGTCGGAAAATCCCCATATTTTAGGATAAACAGAGCTTCGAGTGCAATTATTGGTTCTTGTTTTGTTATAATCTTTAGAATTTTAAATTTCGATCAAGCAGTAAATGCTGTAGATATACGAACAATAGTATTACTATTCAATATGATGATTCTATCAGGAAGCTTAAAAATAGCAGGCTTTTTTCCAATGGCTGGCTCATTTCTTATCTCAAACGCAAAAAATAGAATTGCTCTATTATACCTGACTATTTTTATTACAGGATTTCTTTCTATGATTATAATTAACGACATTGTCTGTTTGTTGTTCACTCCTATAGTTGTAATAATATGTAACAGAACCAAAACATACCCTATACCATTTTTGATAGGAGTAGCGCTTGCGTCCAATATAGGCAGTGCATGTTCTTTGATCGGAAATCCTCAAAATATAATGATTGCAAATCTCTCAAAAATTTCATTCCTTCAATATTTTTCTCACACGTGCTTAATAAGTATAATTGGTCTCTTTTTAATATCAATATCACTGCACTTTCTATATAAAGACAGACTACCAAAAGAAACTTTGGAAATAAAGTATAAAAAGTTTGCTTTTCACAAATATCTAATTTACAAAAGTATTTCAATCTTGCTTTTTGTAGTATTAGGTTTCTTGTTAAACCTCAATCAAGTTGTAATTTCTAGCCTTGGCGTTGCTTTTTTAATGTTAACCAGAAGAATAAAATCAGAAAAACTTATTAAGGAGGTAGATTACAGTCTTTTGCTTACCTTTATTGGACTCTTTATAGTAATAGGTGCTGTAGAAAAAAGCGGTGCAATAAATATAGTTATAAACAATTTAGGATTTAAAATATTTGACAATGCCTATCTTTTTGCCTTTTTAACAGCAACTTTATCAAATATCATCGGAAACGTGCCAACAGTGATGATGCTTCATTACTTTATACCAAACGAAAACGCTAATTATGGATGGACAATTTTAGCTATTATATCCACGTTAGCAGGAAATTTAACTCTCACAGGCTCAATAGCAAATATAATAGTATCTGAAATTGCAAGAAAGAACAAAATTGAAATAAAATTTCTAGATTATCTAAAGATAGGTTTCCCCACCACACTTTTGTTAATGATTCTAAGCTTACTCGTTTTAAAATAA
- the queC gene encoding 7-cyano-7-deazaguanine synthase QueC — protein MNIVHIFSGGLDSTTLLYYLLNQGHKVKTISFFYGQKHKKELECSKNIARKLNIENKLIDLSALKDIFGKSSLTSDMDIPEGHYNDTNMKSTVVPNRNMIFLSIAISYAISSNFDAVSIGVHAGDHAIYPDCRPVFINKMKDVAKVSDYSEIGILAPFLDLKKYEIVKIGLELKVPYEMTWTCYKGEEKPCLKCGSCTERLEAFELNNVKDPLVFI, from the coding sequence ATGAACATAGTACATATTTTTTCAGGAGGATTAGATTCCACAACTCTCTTGTATTATCTATTAAACCAAGGCCATAAAGTCAAGACAATAAGCTTTTTCTACGGCCAAAAGCATAAAAAGGAGCTTGAATGTTCAAAAAATATTGCCAGAAAGCTAAATATAGAAAATAAATTAATTGATCTAAGCGCTCTAAAAGATATATTTGGAAAGAGTTCTCTAACTAGTGACATGGATATACCTGAAGGCCACTATAATGATACAAATATGAAATCTACAGTAGTTCCAAACAGAAATATGATTTTTCTATCAATCGCAATTTCTTACGCAATATCCTCAAACTTTGATGCAGTATCAATAGGAGTCCATGCAGGAGACCATGCAATATATCCAGACTGTCGCCCTGTTTTTATAAACAAGATGAAAGATGTTGCAAAGGTTTCAGACTATAGTGAAATAGGCATACTTGCACCTTTTTTAGATCTCAAAAAATACGAAATTGTAAAAATAGGCCTGGAATTGAAAGTCCCCTATGAAATGACATGGACATGCTATAAAGGAGAGGAAAAACCCTGTCTAAAATGCGGTTCATGTACAGAAAGGCTTGAGGCATTTGAATTAAACAATGTGAAAGACCCTTTAGTCTTTATTTAA
- a CDS encoding Y-family DNA polymerase: MSLENCESFFALIDCNNFYVSCERLYNPALLHKPVVVLSNNDGCIIARSNEAKELGIKMGVSYFQIRDFLKKNKVAVISSNYEIYEDISKRFIDIIKSKICFVEAYSIDEAFIELKGTFKKRRFEFCKELKEEIYQFIGIPVSIGIGKTKTLAKIANKIAKKNKDLHGIFDITGREEEILRTFDVEDIWGIGKSKANCLRNMGITNAMDLSKMDNSLAQKTLSIKGLATVFELRGVKCINLQEEKPSQKEIIVSRSFGHDIDNYKELREGISHFSAIAAKNMRSLNLYTKTLSVFITSNPFKKEYYANQAEINFDFYTRDTFLILQAAEKCLNRIFKENTKYKKAGVILKDLTSCVCLGNLFTNLEIEKKHNLMKTIDLLNKKIKKDAVFFAAEGLTKLWQAKKEHASNYNASEISLI, encoded by the coding sequence ATGTCATTAGAAAATTGTGAGAGCTTTTTTGCCTTAATAGACTGTAATAACTTTTACGTATCATGTGAAAGGTTATATAATCCTGCCCTATTACACAAACCCGTAGTTGTATTATCAAATAACGATGGATGCATAATTGCAAGATCCAACGAAGCAAAAGAATTAGGAATAAAGATGGGCGTTTCGTATTTCCAAATAAGAGACTTTCTTAAAAAGAACAAGGTTGCGGTTATCTCATCAAATTATGAAATATACGAAGATATATCAAAGAGATTTATAGATATAATAAAGTCCAAAATATGTTTTGTAGAAGCATATTCAATAGATGAAGCCTTTATAGAATTAAAGGGAACTTTTAAAAAGAGAAGATTTGAGTTTTGTAAAGAACTAAAAGAAGAGATATATCAGTTTATAGGAATACCAGTCTCTATAGGCATAGGCAAAACAAAAACCCTGGCAAAGATTGCAAATAAAATAGCCAAAAAAAACAAAGATCTTCATGGAATATTTGACATAACAGGAAGGGAAGAGGAAATCCTCAGGACTTTTGACGTTGAAGATATCTGGGGAATCGGCAAGAGCAAAGCTAATTGTCTTAGAAATATGGGAATAACAAACGCCATGGATCTATCAAAAATGGATAATTCACTTGCTCAAAAAACTCTTAGCATAAAGGGCTTAGCTACAGTATTTGAATTAAGAGGGGTAAAATGTATAAATTTACAAGAAGAAAAGCCCAGCCAAAAGGAAATAATAGTATCAAGGTCTTTTGGACATGATATTGATAATTATAAAGAATTAAGAGAAGGTATCTCGCATTTTTCGGCAATTGCAGCTAAAAATATGAGAAGTCTAAATCTATACACAAAAACATTGTCCGTTTTTATAACCTCTAATCCATTTAAAAAAGAATATTATGCCAATCAGGCAGAAATTAATTTTGATTTTTATACAAGAGATACATTTCTTATATTACAAGCTGCCGAAAAATGTCTAAATAGAATATTCAAAGAAAATACAAAATATAAAAAAGCTGGCGTAATATTAAAAGATTTAACAAGTTGCGTTTGTTTAGGGAATTTGTTTACAAATTTAGAAATTGAAAAAAAACACAATCTAATGAAAACTATAGATTTATTAAATAAAAAAATAAAAAAAGACGCTGTATTCTTTGCCGCTGAAGGGCTAACTAAACTTTGGCAAGCAAAAAAGGAGCACGCATCAAATTATAACGCAAGCGAAATAAGTCTTATTTAA